The Polaribacter sp. KT25b genome contains the following window.
GCACCCCAGTTAGATCCTTCAGGTGCTACTAAATCAGCTTCATTTACTAAGGTAGCATTATCTGCTTCAAAATGGATAACAACAAAAACATCATTTACGTTAATTGTTCCACTTAATGGTAATTCATTTATCCAAGAACCAGCTCCATTAGATTGTTTTTTAATGCTGTATTCAGATAAATCAATTGGGTTGTCAGTTAAATTAACAATTTCTAAGGCTTTGTTATTAAGAGCTCCTTCTACATATTCAGAGAAAAATAATTCTACAACATTGTTACTACCATCTGTAGTTGTAGCATTTATTGCAGCAGATTGTGCAGACATATTGTTGGCACTATCTTTTGCTAAAACTGTTACGCTATATGTTGTAGAGATTGTTAAACCTGTTACTGTATAACTCGTGTTTGCAATGTTAGAACTATTAAGAGTTCCATTAACATAAATATCATAACCAGTAACTGCTGAATCATCCGTAGATGCAGACCAGTTTACTTTAAAACTTGTTCCGGTTTGGTTTGTTATAGTAATGTTTGTAGGAACAGATGGTGCTGTAGTATCTGTTAAAGTTGTTGCATTAACGACACTAGATTTTGCAGATTCATTATTTGCAACATCTTTTGCTAAAACAGTTACTGCATATAGTGTATTAGAATTTAAGTCAGTTAATGTGTAATTGGTGTTAGCTGTTTCTCCTTTTAAAATATCATTAGCATAAATTTCATATTTAGAAACCTCTTCGTTATCAGTTGAAGCTGTCCAAGAAACATTAATTGTAGAGGTAGTAATATTGCTTAAGCTAACATTTGTTGGTGCAGTTGGCGCTTCAGAATCATTAGAAGTAAAAATACCCCAAGTATCAGCTGCAGGTGTTCCTCCCCAAATTCTAGTTGCTAAATATGCATTGTCTATAAATGGGTTTCTATTTCCTTGAGCAAAGTTAGCGTTAGAATCATGGTAAGTATTTCTTTGCCTTTCAAAATCTGACACTGGATCTTCTGCATTCCATTCTAAAAATAAATCAATCATATCGTCACCTGCATTAGCATTATTACCAATACCAACACCATTAGGTGTACATCTGTCTCCATAGCGGATATACATATACATCATCATTCTTGCAATATCACCTTTCCATTCATCACCAGGATACCAGCCGCCGGAAACACTTCCTGCATTTCCTGTACCATCAGCAAATTTAAGACTTCCTCTTTGGCTGTTAAAACTAACATCCGAAGCTCTTAAATGATGAGTATCTGCACCTGGGCCTGAAGTGCCAAGGTTTGGATTTCCTAAAGATTTAGCATATGTATGTTCTCTATTCCATTCATTAGAGCCACCTCCATTCTCATTAATGCCTCTAGTTCTTGCTGTTGTACCTGAAGCAGAATAACCATAAATTAATAAAACTTCACTACTGTTTTCAGGGTTTACATCAGTTGCTTTTATAGCATCCCAACCGTAAGATAAAATATTAGTGTGGGCATTTATAGTTTTTGTTGCTAATTCATCTTTTAGGTCTAGACCAGATTTTGTCCAGTCGAGTCCATTATAATATTGTTCTTGAGCAGAAACAAATAATGAAATAAATAAAGTAAATAAGAATAATGTTTTTTTCATTTTTTAATGGGTAAAAAAACGATTCAGGATATGAATCGTTTATGTTAAAGTATAAATTTAAGGATTAATTTTTGATTAATTTTTTAGTAATAAATTGTTTTCCAGAGTTAATTTTTAGCAAATAAACGCCTTTAGATAAATTTGAGATATCAATATTGTTTTTACTTTTCGTAACTTCTGTAGATTGTATCAATTTTCCTAAAACATTGTATACGCTTATAATTGCATCTTCTGTAACACTAAAGTAAACATTATTTCCGTTTGCTGGGTTTGGAAACATTTTAAAAGATTGAAAAACATTGGTTTGTGTGCTTAAAGTAGAAGTATGACTCCCAATACCATCATAGGTTATATCTAAAGCATCCCATTCACTTAAAGTAAAAGTGCTGTTTGGTACAGAAATATTACTTTTCCTTCTATATGTTTTATCTTTAATATGGTCACTAGAATTTCCTTCTTCACCAATAATATCAATTAAAACACCATTTTTAAATAAACCAACAGGATCATTTCCATTAAAATTAAATGGTGAGCCAAAATTGTTAGTGTCATTATTAGGTGGGCCAACTAAATCTCTTTCTGCTAAGAGAATTTCATTGCTAGCATCGGCATGCGTAATTACAAAAACATCATTAGGTATAATGCTTGTTACATCTCCAGTATCTAATTTAAAATCATTTACCCAAGAACCTCCATTAGATTGCTTTTGTATACTGTAACCCGCTAAACTAATTGTAGCACTCGATAAGTTTACAATTTCTATTACTTTATTGTTACCACCAGCAGCAGTATTAGGTTCTACATATTCAGAAATAAATAATTCTGTAACACCATTAGAGCTACCGTCTGTTGTTGTTGTATTAACTGTTGCACTTTTAGAAGACTTATTATTGTCTATATCTTTTGCTAAAACCTCTACAGCATAAGTGGTAGAAGTGTTTAATCCTGTAACAGTATAAAAAAGATCTGTTGTAGAAGCAATTAAGTTTCCATCTATATAAACCTCATATCCCGCAACTGCATTATTATCTGTAGAAGCAGACCAACTTACTTTAAAAGAAGAGTCAGAAGTATTACTAATAACTATGTTTGTTGGAGTAGTAGGAGCTTCTGTATCTTGCAAAGTGGTACCATTTACAGCAGTACTTGCCTCTGAAATATTATTTATAATATCTCTTGCAGTGACAGTAAAACTGTAGGTTGTATTTGTATTTAAATTATTTATTGTTGTGCTAGTATTAGAAGTTTGAGCTGTTAAAACATCATTAACGTAAACATTATATCCAGAAACTTGAACGTTGTCTGTTGATGCAGTCCAAGAAATATCAATTGAAGTTAAATTAATGTTGCTAAGTGTTACGTTTGTAGGAGTAGTAGGAGCTTCTGTATCACTACCTGAGTATAATCCCCATCTATCTTCTGCTGTAGTTCCTCCCCAAATTCTTGTTGCTAAATAAGGGTTGTCTATAAAAGGATTTCTGTTTCCTTGTGCTGCATAATTTCTAGTATCTTCATGATAATTATTTCTAGCGATTTCAATATCAGAAACTGGATCTTCTGCATTCCATGTTAAAAATAAATCAATCATATCATCTGGAGTAAATTCACTACTACCAACACCAACAGCGCTAGGTAAACAAACATCTCCATAACGAACATACATATACATAATCATTCTTGCAGCATCACCTTTCCATTCATCTCCTGGATACCATGCAGCTGTGTTAGGACCACTTAATCCATTAAAAAAATCTATTGAAGAAAAATCTGAGTTTCCAGAACCTCTTCCATATTTTCTGTTATTTCTTGTAGAATTACGAATTCTATCTGCTGCTCTTAAGTGATGAGCATCTGTTGATGGTCCAGGAATATCTGTATCTAAAACTGGGTTTGCTAAAGATTTAGGGAAAACATGTTCTCTGTTCCATACAAAAGCATCTCCACCACCCGCATCTTGTAAGTCTTTATCACGAGTTCTGTCGTTAGTGTCATCTTGGTCTCTACCTTCTTCCCAACCATAAAATAGAACAACTTCATCAGTGTTAGATGTGTTTTCATCTGTTGCCTTACAAGCGTCCCATACATCAGGGCCGTTGTTACTCGTATAATCGAGTACTCTTGTATGAGTTGCTATGATTTTTGTAGCTAATTCATCTTTAAGCTGAAGCCCGGTTAAAGTTAAATCTACATTAAAATAATATTGTTCTTGTGAAAAAGTTAAAGAGCAAGTAGTTATTGCTATTAAAAGAAGTAGTTTTTTTATCATTTTTTTAATTTAAATTATACAAAATGTTACTTTCTTTTTCTAGCAATGAAAAAATATATTGTAAAATTATAATTTTATTTTTTTTCTAAAAGTGCCATGTAAAATCCGTCGAAACCAGAAATATGAGCTAACACTTTTTTATCGGACACAAATGTAAAATCTTTTCCGGATTCTGATGTTAAGAAATTCTTAACTTGTTCTTGATTTTCTGATGGTAAAATAGAACAAGTTGCATAAACCATTTTTCCACCTGGTTTAACCATTTTAGAATATTGTTGTAAAACATCTTGTTGTACTTTTTTAATATTTTCTATAAACTCAGGTTGTAATTTCCATTTAGAATCTGGATTTCTACGGATAACGCCCAAACCAGAACAAGGAGCATCAATTAAAACTCTGTCAGCCTTACCATGTAATTTTTTAATGGGCTTCGTAGAATCAATTACACGCATATCAATATTGTGTGCTTTGTTTCTTTTTGCTCTTACTTTTAATTTACGGAGTTTACTTTCGTAAATATCCATAGCTATAATTTGCCCTTTGTTTTCCATTAAAGCTGATAAATGCAATGTTTTACCACCTGCACCTGCGCACGTATCAACTACTTTCATACCGGGTTTTACATCTAAATAGGCAGCAACTAATTGCGATGAAGCATCTTGAACTTCAAATAAACCATTATGAAAAGCCTCTGTTTTAAATACATTTGCTCTTTCTGGTAAAACTAATGCATCTGGATGATTAGGTACAAGTTCTGTAATTACATCTTCTGCTTGTAATTTCTTTTGAAGCGCTTCTCTAGAAATATTTAAAGTATTTGTTCTTAAAATTACTTTTGCTTGCTCATTTAATGCAGCAATTTCTTTGGTCCAAACTTCTTCGCCTAATTCAGAAAGACACAATTCATCCATCCAATCAGGAATAGATTCTCTGTATTTTCTAGTTCTAGATAACTCAGCAAATCGACCTTTAATTCTTCTTTCTGGTACATCACCAATTTGATTCCAATCTGGTAATTTAATTCCTCTTAAAATACACCAAACAGAAAATAATCTCCAAATATTATCTCTATCATATGGCGCTTTAACTTCTGCAATTTCTGCATACAAACGGTTCCAACGAACAATGTCGTAGATGGTTTCTGCAACGAACTTACGATCTCTTGCTCCCCAACGTTTATCTCGTTTTAATGCTTTTTCTACAGCTTTGTCTGCATAAACTCCTTCATTAAATATATCTCTAATGCTGTCTATAACTGCAAAAGTTAAATTTCTATGTAATCTCATTATTTTTTTAGAATGGGGCGCTAAGGTACAAAATATGACTTATGAATAGGGAATTTTAGAATATTTTTAATAAAAGTGACCATTAAAATATGAAGTTAATAATTTATAAATAGTAAAAATTACTATTCTTTTTAATAGATACTATTAATTTGATAAAAAATTAGGATTTAATTTATTGAAATCAATATTTTGAGTAAGGTTTTTATTGATTTCTCTTTATGTATTTTTAAATAAAAATTAGTCTTTAAGTACTAATTCATTGTGAGTTAATTATACAAAAGTTAGATTTTAGCCACTATTTATGAATATTATGTAAAAATCTATTTATTTATTAGTTCATAATTCTGTATTTTCGTTATTCATATCTTTTATTTTGAACTTAAATTACCCAATTACATATATTAAAGGAGTAAGTGTGCAAAGAGCAGCGCTTTTGTACACAGAATTGGGTATCAAAACATGTAATGATTTACTCAACTTTTTTCCTTTTAGATATATTGATAAAACTGCTTTTTATGCTATAAAAGAGTTACAACCAAATTCATCTGAAGTGCAAATTGTAGGTAAAATTACGAGTATTAAATCTGTTGCACAAAAAAGAGGTAGTAGGTTGGTGGCAACTTTTCAAGATGCTACTGGATCGATGGAATTAGTTTGGTTTAAAGGTCAAAAATGGATTAAGGATGCGCTTAAACCAAACGAACCTTATGTAGTTTATGGCAAACTGAATCATTATAATGGTAGTTTTAGCATTCCGCATCCAGAAATGGAATTGGTTACAGAATATAAAAAAAAGTTACAAACTAAAATGCAACCCGTTTATCCATCAACAGAAAAATTAACAAACTCTGGCGTTTCTAATAAAATGATTAGAACGTATATTCAGAATTTATTACAGCAGTTTTTTGATGTAATTCAAGAAAGTTTATCCAAAGAAATTATTGATGATTTTAAGTTGATGCACAAAAGAGATGCCTATTTAAATGTACATTTTCCTAAAAGTCAAGAAAATTTAGCAAAAGCGGAATTCCGTTTAAAATTTGAAGAATTATTTTTTATTCAGTTACAATTATTGCGCAAAAAACTCATCAATAAAACCAAAATAAAAGGATTTATTTTTGAAAATGTAAGCGATTATTTTAATGAATTTTATACGCATCATTTACCTTTCGATTTAACAAATGCACAAAAAAGAGTACTTAGAGAAATTAGAAAAGATGTAGGTTCTGGCGCACATATGAATCGACTTTTACAAGGTGACGTTGGATCAGGAAAAACCATTGTTGCTCTATTAACCATGCTTTTAGCCATTGATAACGGATTTCAGGCAACAATTATGGCGCCAACAGAAATTTTGGCAACGCAGCATTATCATGCAATTTCAGAAATGTTGAAAGACATGGATTTAAATGTCGATTTATTAACAGGATCTGTAAGAGCAAAAAAGCGAAGAGAAATTCATGCAAATTTAGAAGACGGAACATTACATATTTTAATTGGTACACATGCTTTATTAGAAGATAAAGTACAATTTCAAAATTTAGGAATTGCAATTATCGATGAGCAACATCGATTTGGGGTAAAACAACGTTCACAATTGTGGAAAAAAGGAGGAAGGAGCCCATCTCAACAAGGAGATGAAATACGGAATCGTTACGAAACTGCTCGTCCATCAGTTTATAAATTGATGAAGGAATTGCAGAAAAACAGAAAGCAACAAACGACTCCAGCTGAACAAATTCTTTGGGAACAATTAAAAACGAAACAATTAGAATTTAAATTTAGGCGGCAACATATAGTTGATGAATTTATAGTTGATTTTATCTGTATTTCTAAATGTTTGATAATAGAAGTTGATGGAAAATATCATAATACAAAAGAACAACAAGAAGCAGATGATTTAAGAACCAACATTTTACAAGATTTAGGTTTTAAAGTGATAAGATTCACAAATGAAGAAGTTATAGGAAACATAGAAAATGTTCTAAATAAAATTTCGAAAGAATTAAAAGATGTACCACAAGAGGAAGAAAATAAGAGTAAGAATTCCCTCCCATCGGGAGGGTTAGGGTGGGCCTCTCTTCCTCCTCACATTTTAGTAATGACAGCAACGCCAATTCCAAGAACGTTGGCAATGTCTGTGTATGGCGATTTAGATATTTCTGTAATTGATGAATTACCTCCAGGAAGAAAGGAAATTAAAACTGTACATCGATTTGATAGTAATAGATTAGCTGTCTTTAAATTTATGAGAGATGAAATTGAAAAAGGCAGACAGGTTTATATTGTGTATCCATTAATAGAGGAATCTGAAGCAATGGATTATAAAGATTTAATGGATGGTTATGAAAGTGTATCTAGAGATTTTCCATCGCCAAAATATCAAATTAGTATTGTTCATGGAAAAATGAAACCTGCTGATAAAGAATTTGAAATGCAACGTTTTGTTAATGGAGAAACGCAAATTATGGTTGCTACAACTGTAATTGAAGTAGGTGTAAATGTGCCGAATGCAAGTGTAATGATTATAGAAAGTTCAGAACGTTTTGGTTTAAGTCAATTGCATCAATTAAGAGGAAGAGTTGGTAGAGGCGCAGACCAAAGTTATTGTATTTTATTGTCTAGTTATAAATTATCCGAAGAAGGAAAAACGCGTTTAAAAACTATGGTAGAAACTTCTGACGGATTTAAAATTGCAGAAGTAGATTTAAAATTGCGTGGGCCAGGAAACTTAATGGGAACGCAACAAAGTGGTGTTTTAAACCTTAAAATTGCTGATGTTGTTAAGGATTCTAAAATTTTAGTAAATGCTAGAAATACTGCAATTGCTGTTTTACAAGAAGACTCCAACTTATCGAAACCAGAAAACGCGAATATTAAAAAAACGTATGTAGAAGTTTCTAAAAACTCTAAAATTTGGAGTGAAATTAGTTAATTTTTCAATAATTTTTTCTGATGAAATTTCTTTTAATGGGAAACAATTTTTAATCCGATAATTGATATAATTAAAGTTGATATAAAAAAGAGTCTCCAAAAAGTAGCTGGTTCTTCAAAGATAAAAATCCCTAATAAAACTGTTCCTATTGCGCCAATTCCTGTCCAAACGGCATAAGCGGTTCCTATTGGTAGTTCTTCAGTTGCTTTTAAAAGTAAAACCATACTAATTGATAAGCAAATTAAAAAACCAACATACCAGTAAGTTGCTTCTGTACCAGTACTTTCTTTTGCTTTACCAAGACAGGTTGCAAAAGCAACTTCAAAAAGACCAGCAATAATTAATATAATCCAATTCATTTTTATGTATTCTAGTTCCTTTTTACCTTTCGTAAAAATTAATCTGTAAATTTAGAAATAAATATTCATCAATTTTGCAACACTTTAAAAAATCCATCGTCTATAGAGTAAGAAAGTTTTAATGAGATCAACCAAACAAATACATCAATCAGTTATTAATCAATGCAAAAAGAACAATGCAAAAGCGCAAATGCAGTTGTATAACTTGTATTGTAAAGCAATGTTTTTAGTTGCTTTTAGATATGTAAAAGACCGTTTTATGGCTGAAGATGTTATGCAAGATGCGTTTATAAAAGCATTTAAAAATATTCATAATTATAACAATGAAGTTGCTTTTGGTGCTTGGTTAAAAAGAATTGTTATTAACCAAAGTATTGATGAATTAAAGAAAAATAAATTAGAACTAGTTTCTATTAATGAAGAGGTAATTGTAAAATCTGTTGAAGATGATTGGAATATTGATTGTGATATTTCTATTGATAGAATTGTTGAGGTTATAAATGGTTTAAAAGAGAAGTATAGATTGGTTTTAACATTGTATTTGTTAGAAGGTTACGATCATAATGAAATTTCAAAAATTTTAAATATTACATCAAATACTTCTAGGACACATTTATTAAGAGGTAAAAACTTATTGAAAGAAGAGTTAAAAAATACGAGTTATGCAGCAAGATATTAGAAAATTATTAAAAGATTACAAAGCAGAAAATATAGAATTGCCCTTAAATCATTCTAGTAAGTTTCAAGATTTATTAGAGAAAGAAATGCATCAACATACATCAAAAAAGAAAAATTTTAAATGGTTGTCTGTTGTAGCTTCGGTTATGTTAATCATCTGTTTGGCAACTAAATTTTATCC
Protein-coding sequences here:
- a CDS encoding RsmB/NOP family class I SAM-dependent RNA methyltransferase yields the protein MRLHRNLTFAVIDSIRDIFNEGVYADKAVEKALKRDKRWGARDRKFVAETIYDIVRWNRLYAEIAEVKAPYDRDNIWRLFSVWCILRGIKLPDWNQIGDVPERRIKGRFAELSRTRKYRESIPDWMDELCLSELGEEVWTKEIAALNEQAKVILRTNTLNISREALQKKLQAEDVITELVPNHPDALVLPERANVFKTEAFHNGLFEVQDASSQLVAAYLDVKPGMKVVDTCAGAGGKTLHLSALMENKGQIIAMDIYESKLRKLKVRAKRNKAHNIDMRVIDSTKPIKKLHGKADRVLIDAPCSGLGVIRRNPDSKWKLQPEFIENIKKVQQDVLQQYSKMVKPGGKMVYATCSILPSENQEQVKNFLTSESGKDFTFVSDKKVLAHISGFDGFYMALLEKK
- a CDS encoding multidrug efflux SMR transporter; protein product: MNWIILIIAGLFEVAFATCLGKAKESTGTEATYWYVGFLICLSISMVLLLKATEELPIGTAYAVWTGIGAIGTVLLGIFIFEEPATFWRLFFISTLIISIIGLKIVSH
- a CDS encoding RNA polymerase sigma factor, giving the protein MRSTKQIHQSVINQCKKNNAKAQMQLYNLYCKAMFLVAFRYVKDRFMAEDVMQDAFIKAFKNIHNYNNEVAFGAWLKRIVINQSIDELKKNKLELVSINEEVIVKSVEDDWNIDCDISIDRIVEVINGLKEKYRLVLTLYLLEGYDHNEISKILNITSNTSRTHLLRGKNLLKEELKNTSYAARY
- a CDS encoding DUF559 domain-containing protein yields the protein MNLNYPITYIKGVSVQRAALLYTELGIKTCNDLLNFFPFRYIDKTAFYAIKELQPNSSEVQIVGKITSIKSVAQKRGSRLVATFQDATGSMELVWFKGQKWIKDALKPNEPYVVYGKLNHYNGSFSIPHPEMELVTEYKKKLQTKMQPVYPSTEKLTNSGVSNKMIRTYIQNLLQQFFDVIQESLSKEIIDDFKLMHKRDAYLNVHFPKSQENLAKAEFRLKFEELFFIQLQLLRKKLINKTKIKGFIFENVSDYFNEFYTHHLPFDLTNAQKRVLREIRKDVGSGAHMNRLLQGDVGSGKTIVALLTMLLAIDNGFQATIMAPTEILATQHYHAISEMLKDMDLNVDLLTGSVRAKKRREIHANLEDGTLHILIGTHALLEDKVQFQNLGIAIIDEQHRFGVKQRSQLWKKGGRSPSQQGDEIRNRYETARPSVYKLMKELQKNRKQQTTPAEQILWEQLKTKQLEFKFRRQHIVDEFIVDFICISKCLIIEVDGKYHNTKEQQEADDLRTNILQDLGFKVIRFTNEEVIGNIENVLNKISKELKDVPQEEENKSKNSLPSGGLGWASLPPHILVMTATPIPRTLAMSVYGDLDISVIDELPPGRKEIKTVHRFDSNRLAVFKFMRDEIEKGRQVYIVYPLIEESEAMDYKDLMDGYESVSRDFPSPKYQISIVHGKMKPADKEFEMQRFVNGETQIMVATTVIEVGVNVPNASVMIIESSERFGLSQLHQLRGRVGRGADQSYCILLSSYKLSEEGKTRLKTMVETSDGFKIAEVDLKLRGPGNLMGTQQSGVLNLKIADVVKDSKILVNARNTAIAVLQEDSNLSKPENANIKKTYVEVSKNSKIWSEIS
- a CDS encoding endonuclease codes for the protein MIKKLLLLIAITTCSLTFSQEQYYFNVDLTLTGLQLKDELATKIIATHTRVLDYTSNNGPDVWDACKATDENTSNTDEVVLFYGWEEGRDQDDTNDRTRDKDLQDAGGGDAFVWNREHVFPKSLANPVLDTDIPGPSTDAHHLRAADRIRNSTRNNRKYGRGSGNSDFSSIDFFNGLSGPNTAAWYPGDEWKGDAARMIMYMYVRYGDVCLPSAVGVGSSEFTPDDMIDLFLTWNAEDPVSDIEIARNNYHEDTRNYAAQGNRNPFIDNPYLATRIWGGTTAEDRWGLYSGSDTEAPTTPTNVTLSNINLTSIDISWTASTDNVQVSGYNVYVNDVLTAQTSNTSTTINNLNTNTTYSFTVTARDIINNISEASTAVNGTTLQDTEAPTTPTNIVISNTSDSSFKVSWSASTDNNAVAGYEVYIDGNLIASTTDLFYTVTGLNTSTTYAVEVLAKDIDNNKSSKSATVNTTTTDGSSNGVTELFISEYVEPNTAAGGNNKVIEIVNLSSATISLAGYSIQKQSNGGSWVNDFKLDTGDVTSIIPNDVFVITHADASNEILLAERDLVGPPNNDTNNFGSPFNFNGNDPVGLFKNGVLIDIIGEEGNSSDHIKDKTYRRKSNISVPNSTFTLSEWDALDITYDGIGSHTSTLSTQTNVFQSFKMFPNPANGNNVYFSVTEDAIISVYNVLGKLIQSTEVTKSKNNIDISNLSKGVYLLKINSGKQFITKKLIKN
- a CDS encoding endonuclease; this encodes MKKTLFLFTLFISLFVSAQEQYYNGLDWTKSGLDLKDELATKTINAHTNILSYGWDAIKATDVNPENSSEVLLIYGYSASGTTARTRGINENGGGSNEWNREHTYAKSLGNPNLGTSGPGADTHHLRASDVSFNSQRGSLKFADGTGNAGSVSGGWYPGDEWKGDIARMMMYMYIRYGDRCTPNGVGIGNNANAGDDMIDLFLEWNAEDPVSDFERQRNTYHDSNANFAQGNRNPFIDNAYLATRIWGGTPAADTWGIFTSNDSEAPTAPTNVSLSNITTSTINVSWTASTDNEEVSKYEIYANDILKGETANTNYTLTDLNSNTLYAVTVLAKDVANNESAKSSVVNATTLTDTTAPSVPTNITITNQTGTSFKVNWSASTDDSAVTGYDIYVNGTLNSSNIANTSYTVTGLTISTTYSVTVLAKDSANNMSAQSAAINATTTDGSNNVVELFFSEYVEGALNNKALEIVNLTDNPIDLSEYSIKKQSNGAGSWINELPLSGTINVNDVFVVIHFEADNATLVNEADLVAPEGSNWGAPINFNGNDPVGLFKNGVLIDIIGEYNQTAKNLENMTLRRKLIITKANTTFTITEWDQFASETYDGIGIYNAATANTNTSDFDTFKMYPNPVENKLYFNTTKDVKVSVYTVLGKLVQSSEITSTKKNIDVSNLSSGIYIIKIDNGNQFITKKLMKN